The following proteins are co-located in the Triticum aestivum cultivar Chinese Spring chromosome 1A, IWGSC CS RefSeq v2.1, whole genome shotgun sequence genome:
- the LOC123187701 gene encoding coiled-coil domain-containing protein 130, whose translation MSTLAAARADNFYYPPEWSPKKGGLNKFHGQHALRERARKLDQGILIIRFEMPFNVWCGGCSSMIGKGVRFNAEKKQVGNYYSTKIWSFSMKSPCCQHEIVIHTDPKNTEYVIISGAQRKTEDFDVEDAETLLLPADEERDKLADPMYKLEHQGEDIRKKKEEEPVLVRLQRLSDSRHSDDYSLNRTLRYRLRSQKKRVAEEKKSARRMGLGVRLLPPSAEDAAAAARVRFASNFEKNRKDKRAAIKAASIFPEPSGSASKDKLDLALKRRNIKASAASALMAGRAKPSSWSRQSTGSGSARTAVPILARRK comes from the exons ATG TCGACGCTTGCCGCGGCGAGGGCCGACAACTTCTACTACCCGCCCGAATGGAGCCCGAAGAAG GGTGGGCTGAACAAGTTCCACGGCCAACATGCCCTCAGGGAGCGGGCGAGGAAGCTGGATCAGGGCATCCTGATTATAAG ATTCGAGATGCCTTTCAATGTCTGGTGTGGTGGATGCAGCTCCATGATAGGGAAGGGAGTAAGGTTTAATGCTGAAAAGAAACAAGTTGGAAATTATTACTCTACCAAG ATATGGAGCTTCAGTATGAAATCACCATGTTGCCAGCATGAGATAGTCATACATACGGACCCGAAGAATACTGAGTATGTTATAATCAGTGGGGCTCAGCGGAAGACTGAAGATTTTGATGTTGAAGATGCAGAGACGCTCCTGCTCCCTGCGGATGAAG AAAGAGACAAGCTTGCGGATCCCATGTATAAGCTTGAACACCAGGGAGAGGATATtcggaagaagaaagaagaggagcCTGTTTTAGTTCGGCTTCAACGCCTCTCTGATAGCCGTCATTCTGATGATTATTCCCTGAACAGAACCCTCCGCTACCGCCTTAGG AGCCAAAAGAAGAGAGTTGCTGAAGAGAAGAAATCAGCGAGGAGGATGGGGCTCGGAGTACGCCTTCTGCCACCCTCCGCAGAGGATGCTGCCGCTGCAGCTCGTGTGAGGTTCGCCTCGAATTTCGAGAAGAACAGGAAGGACAAGAGAGCAGCGATCAAGGCCGCCTCCATCTTCCCGGAGCCATCAGGCTCAGCTTCGAAAGACAAGCTAGACCTTGCGCTGAAGAGGCGGAATATAAAAGCTAGTGCAGCGTCGGCGCTGATGGCGGGCAGGGCAAAGCCGTCGTCGTGGTCGCGGCAGAGCACCGGTTCTGGAAGTGCAAGGACTGCTGTGCCGATATTGGCAAGGCGCAAGTAG